TATAGCCGCAAACATTAAACCTACTAAAAGAAATACCCACACACCGACAACAAACAGATTTATTACCCCAACAAAACCAAGGAGAAACTATACAAACAACCCTGTAAGGATCATATAATCTACACTTAGAACCACAACAAGCTTCCTTAACATACAAGTCCCTCAAACTTTCCACCAACCTACGAGTTAAATACCCAGAATCCGCAGTACTAAAACTACCCTCCATAATACTCTTACGCACGCTAAACAAAGAAAAAATAAAATCCCTTAAAGAAACCCCACAAAACAAATTACCTAAAAAATACATGTCCCCTCCTTTTTTAAAACCAGTCAAACCTCTATTCTTAAATATCTGAACAAACTGATTATAATTAATCTTAAACCCTAAATCAACAAAAACATTAAAAGAAGAAAAAATACAATCTTGATATAAATAAAACTTTAATAAAGACATAAAAATCTTTAAATTACGCCCAACATCACCCCCACCGACACCACATAAAGAAACAGGCTCCAATTTACAATCACTAAAAGAATAATTAAAAACAAAATCAGAAGAATACTCAAAACCTAAAGCAACAACCTCTTGAAGATATTTTTCTAAATTAAACAAACCACAAGAAGATAAAATTTTAGCATTTCTATTAACCAAACCTATAGGACAAACCATTTTTTCTATATAAACACAATTATAACAAACTAACCAAAAACCGCCCCACAGAAGAACAATAAAAATCACCCAAAGAACCTAACCGACACATAACAACACCGTCCACAGGTAAGCACCTAGCGTTCTCAACCTCTAAAACCGCATTACAATTCTCAAAAATATAAAAATTAGTAAACCTAAAATAGTTAAAAACAGAAAAAACATAACTCCCAGCCGAAGAACCCTGAGTAGGGTTAAAAAGTGTTTTATTAGTTGTGGGGGAATATAAATTAACAGAAGGGCGCAACATATATAAAGACTCTAACATAGACGACCTATTTAAAATACTAAAAACCCCCATTTGGTCCCCGTCAAAGTCCGCATTATACCCCACACACAGTAAAGGCATAAACTTAATAACCTCACCCTCAGAAAAAACCGGAGTAAAGGACTGTATGTTCATTTTATGTAGGGTAGGAGCCCTATTAACTATCACAGAACAAGAAGTTAAACGCTTAAACTTACCGAACTTATCATGAATTAGTCCTTTATAAACTATTGACTCATCCACGCCTTGTAAATTAGCAACATAATTGTTATCAGGCCTATATAGCCCATAAGTTAATAACATACTACTCATAAACCCGTAAGGTAACCCTACCTCGGACATAGATAAACCAGGACCAGGAACAATAACTGCCCTACCAGAATAATCGACTCTAAAACCCAACAAGTTCTGCCTAAATAACCCATACTTCCCTTTAACCCTGTCATATAAGGTTTGATCATTCTGAAACAAAACTCCCAAATCAGAAAAACTTAATAAAACACTAACTAAAAAATTAAGAATAAAAATATTCTTAACACTGTAAGTATAAGGAGACTCCTCAATAATTTTATTATTTGTATTAATGATGTGGTTATATAAAGAATTCAATTTAGTATTCAATGATATGGTTCTATTATCCAAAGAATGAACCCTCAGACCACAAGGCAACACAGGAAAAAGAACTAAAAAAATCTTTTTAAACAATTCTATAGAACCATAAAACTTAGTTAAAGAAACAAAACGAGAAGTTGTCAAACTACTATATTTAGCCGCCCCCCTACATTTAACACTAAAAACACCAAAAGATGAAATAAATGTATAAACCAAACTAACAAAAGAAACAAACTTACCACAAACAAAACCCATAGAAGCAAACAAATTATCATCCTCCCCACTAAAATCAGACCCAGAACTAAACAAAAAACCCAAAAACAAACTATCTTTAAATTTAACCCTAAAAGAAGTTAATATCTTATCAAAAAAAGAATAAGCAAAACAATGTAAAACAGGAAAATTAAAAAAAATAGACCCAAACCGATACTTACGTCCTATATTATAACCCATAATCGAACCGCAAAAACAACACAAACGCCTTAAAATAGGAACAGAATTAAACCCGGAAATACGACCACATTCTCTATTACTACAAACATACAACCTACCAAAAACCTCCTCACAAAAAATACCGCCCACAC
The sequence above is drawn from the Theileria equi strain WA gcontig_1105316255047 apicoplast, whole genome shotgun sequence genome and encodes:
- a CDS encoding hypothetical protein (encoded by transcript BEWA_051130A), whose amino-acid sequence is MIKPYMTGLKGSMGYLGRTCWVLESIILVGQLLFLVLVYLCPRPDNNYVANLQGVDESIVYKGLIHDKFVLYSGFF